Proteins encoded within one genomic window of Oceanococcus sp. HetDA_MAG_MS8:
- a CDS encoding ion transporter, translating to MDWRKRLHTWVESPGIQTGIVGLILLNALTLGLGTAPQLMADIGVWVRPIDLIILLLFSAEISVKLLALGRRFWSDPWNVFDFIVVAIAWVPASGPIAVLRVLRLLRLVRMVPKLRYIVEALLHAIPGIVSIAGLLLLVFYVFAIIATSLFGHSHPQWFGSLGASMYSLFQVMTLESWSMGIARPVMQTHPWAWAFFIPFILVSTFTVLNLFIAIMVDAMQSIEEQQLARTEAHLNTARRADQQQLHADLAALSEQMDQMQQRLQRLQEQLQPPQSKP from the coding sequence ATGGATTGGCGCAAACGGTTACACACCTGGGTGGAATCGCCGGGTATTCAAACAGGCATCGTCGGCCTGATTTTGCTCAATGCCCTGACCTTGGGCCTGGGCACAGCGCCACAGTTAATGGCAGACATTGGCGTCTGGGTGCGCCCCATCGACTTGATCATTCTGCTTCTGTTTAGCGCGGAGATCAGCGTCAAGCTGCTCGCACTAGGACGTCGGTTTTGGTCCGACCCATGGAATGTCTTCGATTTCATTGTTGTTGCCATAGCGTGGGTACCCGCAAGTGGCCCCATTGCTGTACTGCGCGTGCTGCGTTTACTGCGCTTGGTACGAATGGTGCCCAAACTGCGCTACATCGTCGAAGCGCTGCTGCATGCGATTCCCGGCATCGTTTCCATTGCCGGATTGCTGCTACTGGTGTTCTATGTATTTGCCATCATCGCCACCAGCCTGTTCGGGCATAGCCACCCCCAATGGTTTGGTAGCCTGGGCGCTTCCATGTATAGCTTGTTTCAGGTGATGACCCTGGAGAGCTGGTCAATGGGGATTGCCAGGCCCGTGATGCAAACGCATCCCTGGGCGTGGGCCTTTTTCATCCCCTTCATTTTGGTCTCCACATTTACTGTCTTGAACCTGTTCATCGCCATCATGGTGGATGCAATGCAAAGCATCGAAGAGCAGCAGCTGGCGCGCACCGAGGCGCACCTGAACACCGCCAGGCGCGCCGACCAGCAACAACTTCACGCCGACCTTGCCGCGTTGAGCGAGCAAATGGACCAGATGCAACAACGTCTGCAGCGCTTACAGGAACAATTGCAGCCACCGCAAAGCAAACCATAA
- a CDS encoding DsbA family protein yields the protein MRQRGGSGRVLELYYQPGDPHSHLCAQLLSELQRRLHIPVQVYVVPEPASDCYPEAEKQRLFARQDAAQIAPAYGLHMPGLEPPCPDDCLRAARTLLGARNVDDFVRREAICAGALFRAEDITAAARPFAALDLAATERQLAANAKRRERLGHYLPAMWQFNGEWFWALDRLGFLEQRLRAQGVLSGSESLVTRHPALATWPEDSVNHSCDFWFSFRSPYSYLAAMDWAAKPQYHKYLNVRPVLPMVMRGLPVPQAKRLYIVRDAQRLADASGVPFGRIVDPVGSGVRRCLAVFPLAEGVGQQLAFLCAAGRACWGEGIDLATDAGLRYAVEQAGMSWSRARAMLTPPLDIDYAEKNQQDLFAAGLWGVPSYKMGEWVSWGQDRHWLLQSYWDRAATEMTDSFAHAG from the coding sequence ATGCGCCAACGCGGCGGTTCCGGCCGCGTACTGGAGCTGTACTACCAGCCCGGCGACCCGCACTCCCATCTCTGTGCCCAGCTACTTAGCGAGCTGCAACGCCGGCTGCACATTCCGGTTCAAGTCTACGTCGTGCCGGAGCCGGCTTCTGACTGCTATCCGGAAGCCGAAAAGCAGCGCCTCTTCGCGCGCCAGGATGCGGCCCAGATTGCCCCCGCCTACGGGCTGCACATGCCAGGCCTAGAGCCGCCCTGCCCGGATGATTGTTTACGCGCCGCGCGCACCTTATTAGGTGCTCGGAATGTGGATGACTTTGTGCGTCGGGAGGCAATTTGTGCCGGCGCCTTGTTCCGCGCCGAGGACATAACCGCTGCGGCCCGACCGTTTGCGGCTTTGGATCTGGCCGCGACGGAGCGACAACTGGCCGCCAATGCCAAGCGTCGAGAGCGACTTGGTCATTATTTGCCCGCCATGTGGCAATTCAACGGTGAATGGTTTTGGGCGCTGGATCGTTTGGGGTTTTTAGAGCAGCGATTGCGTGCGCAGGGTGTGCTCAGCGGCTCGGAGTCCTTAGTGACTCGCCATCCGGCATTGGCGACGTGGCCTGAGGATTCCGTCAATCACTCCTGTGATTTCTGGTTTAGTTTTCGTAGCCCTTATTCCTACTTGGCGGCGATGGATTGGGCCGCCAAACCGCAGTATCACAAGTATCTCAATGTACGGCCGGTGTTGCCGATGGTAATGCGGGGTTTACCAGTGCCGCAGGCGAAACGTCTCTACATTGTGCGTGATGCCCAGCGCTTGGCAGATGCCTCTGGAGTGCCCTTTGGCCGTATCGTGGACCCCGTGGGCAGTGGAGTGCGGCGCTGCCTGGCGGTGTTCCCACTCGCCGAGGGCGTGGGTCAACAGCTGGCCTTTTTGTGTGCGGCTGGCCGGGCTTGCTGGGGTGAGGGCATAGATCTGGCCACAGATGCGGGGCTGCGCTATGCGGTCGAACAAGCCGGGATGTCGTGGTCACGGGCCCGTGCCATGTTGACTCCGCCGCTAGACATCGACTACGCAGAGAAAAATCAACAGGACTTATTCGCTGCTGGGTTATGGGGCGTACCCAGCTACAAAATGGGTGAGTGGGTAAGCTGGGGGCAGGACCGCCATTGGTTACTGCAATCCTATTGGGACCGCGCGGCCACAGAGATGACCGATTCATTTGCTCATGCGGGGTAG